Proteins encoded within one genomic window of Bos indicus x Bos taurus breed Angus x Brahman F1 hybrid chromosome 18, Bos_hybrid_MaternalHap_v2.0, whole genome shotgun sequence:
- the LOC113875636 gene encoding inactive serine/threonine-protein kinase TEX14-like isoform X2: MPSLRSRFPVELGSVPDPESQVGRLHRLAVAGGPRWGLTRLLRRVVQVDGENSAGQTALYLSALLGHSSAVELLLASGANPNHRCLDGSTPVHAGAFSGRSLVLLHLLQAGGDLRLRDQQGHSPQDWAEQGGAKQSWETLELLQLCRAHMSALVHGSELAPAVSLGQWQASSGHSLCGGLRLVQANRAWRPEQTRRPPHVPALGFGQLSSLWPLGLVTGVPLADPKELLPAQGEPDHTYRSSSHTLMANLLWRGHPVTVRQLKVPGAQADVLLADLQHCSALHHPSLLLLMALSPSEDLSGLCLLFEPVWLGSLHVVLHPQGPREGGPPHLVPGLLPGHLLLQVLEALLFLQARWRAHGGLSSHAVQLVRPGLAKVGGLEHGRPLHQRWLQPRPRQGYPWGGPGLGLPPPPELYPWLPLELIRGDTPAATSDLYSFCILAQEVFTGELPWAGRKGPEVKAKLEAGESPALDPLVPAPYQALVQAGLGLGPADRCGSLQSTRYLLREAIAQVQDRRAGEGGSHGTSGRACVPHPASSPQDSASEVMGHSRVQRGATWDSGSSLTLGSSPSPRPGLCPGHSPTARVSLDHSLEPRSTGPALHTSLQDSASLLGTQSSEERFERRFSAKIQALQGLQRHTHRAALLDPQPCEPNPCLLTHREASHALEAAGREGHEGRYPALS, from the exons ATGCCCTCACTGCGTTCTCGATTCCCTGTGGAGCTGGGCTCTGTTCCGGATCCAGAAAGTCAGGTGGGCCGTCTGCATCGCCTGGCTGTGGCTGGGGGCCCAAGGTGGGGCCTCACCCGACTCCTGCGGAGAG TCGTCCAGGTAGACGGCGAGAACTCGGCTGGGCAGACAGCACTCTACCTCTCGGCGCTGCTGGGTCACAGCTCGGCCGTGGAGCTCCTGCTGGCCTCTGGTGCCAACCCCAACCA CCGCTGCCTGGATGGCAGCACACCCGTGCACGCGGGCGCCTTCTCGGGCCGTAGCCTGGTGCTCCTACACCTGCTGCAGGCAGGCGGCGACCTGCGTCTGCGTGACCAGCAGGGGCACAGCCCTCAGGACTGGGCAGAACAAGGTGGTGCCAAACAGAGCTGGGAG ACGCTGGAACTGTTACAGCTGTGCAGGGCCCACATGTCAGCCCTGGTGCATGGCAGTGAGTTGGCGCCCGCTGTCTCCCTGGGCCAGTGGCAGGCTAGCTCTGGACACAGCCTATGTGGTGGTCTGCGTCTGGTGCAGGCGAACAG GGCATGGAGGCCAGAGCAGACCAGGAGACCCCCCCATGTCCCTGCCTTAGGGTTTGGCCAG ctgagcAGCCTGTGGCCACTGGGCCTGGTAACAGGTGTACCCCTCGCGGATCCCAAGGAGCTGCTGCCAGCGCAGGGCGAGCCCGACCACACCTACAGGAGCAGCTCCCACACCCTCATGGCCAA CCTTCTGTGGAGGGGCCACCCCGTGACCGTGCGGCAGCTGAAGGTGCCAGGAGCCCAGGCTGATGTGCTGTTGGCTGACCTTCAACACTGCAG CGCCCTGCACCaccccagcctgctgctgctgatggCACTGAGCCCCTCGGAGGACCTATCGGGGCTGTGTCTTCTCTTTGAACCCGTGTGGCTAGGCTCCCTGCATGTGGTGCTACACCCCCAGGGCCCGCGAGAAGGGGGACCCCCCCACCTCGTGCCAGGCCTGCTGCCGGGCCACCTGCTGCTGCAGGTGCTGGAGGCCCTGCTGTTCCTGCAGGCCCGCTGGCGTGCTCACGGCGGCCTCAGCTCCCATGCTGTGCAGCTGGTGCGGCCAGGCCTGGCCAAGGTGGGCGGCCTGGAGCATGGGCGCCCGCTGCACCAACGCTGGCTGCAGCCCAG GCCGCGGCAGGGTTACCCCTGGGGAGGCCCAGGCCTAGGGCTGCCCCCACCTCCCGAACTGTACCCATGGCTGCCGCTGGAGCTCATCCGCGGTGACACGCCTGCGGCCACCTCAGACCTCTACAGCTTCTGCATTTTGGCCCAGGAGGTCTTCACGG GAGAGCTGCCTTGGGCTGGAAGAAAAGGGCCTGAGGTGAAGGCTAAACTGGAGGCGGGTGAGAGCCCGGCCCTGGACCCCCTGGTGCCAGCCCCCTACCAGGCCCTGGTTCAGGCTGGGCTGGGCCTAGGGCCTGCTGACCGCTGCGGCAGCCTGCAGAGTACACGATACCTGCTGCGGGAGGCCATAGCTCAGGTACAGGACAGGCGGGCAGGGGAGGGTGGCAGCCATGGAACCTCAGGCAGGGCCTGTGTCCCACACCCAGCCTCCTCTCCACAGGACTCGGCCTCTGAG GTCATGGGCCACAGCAGAGTCCAGAGGGGTGCCACCTGGGACTCGGGCAGCAGCTTGACTCTAGGCAGCAGCCCGAGTCCCcgccctggcctctgcccagggCACAGCCCCACAGCCAGGGTCAGCCTGGACCACAGCCTGGAGCCCAGATCAACA GGCCCTGCCCTGCACACCAGCCTTCAGGACTCAGCCTCCCTGCTGGGGACTCAGAGCTCTGAGGAACGGTTTGAGAGGAGGTTCTCAGCTAAGATCCAAGCCCTGCAGGGGCTGCAGCGGCACACACACAGGGCTGCCCTGCTGGACCCCCAGCCCTGTGAGCCCAACCCCTGCCTGCTGACCCACAGGGAGGCTTCCCATGCCCTGGAGGCTGCTGGCAGGGAAGGCCACGAGGGCAG GTACCCAGCCCTGAGCTGA
- the LOC113875636 gene encoding inactive serine/threonine-protein kinase TEX14-like isoform X1, with translation MDSEAESPAAGRWRFQDIEVESGAEGDPVREGLWGLGIGKGVARTSAPGVRGRDSPKPRCPSVVQVDGENSAGQTALYLSALLGHSSAVELLLASGANPNHRCLDGSTPVHAGAFSGRSLVLLHLLQAGGDLRLRDQQGHSPQDWAEQGGAKQSWETLELLQLCRAHMSALVHGSELAPAVSLGQWQASSGHSLCGGLRLVQANRAWRPEQTRRPPHVPALGFGQLSSLWPLGLVTGVPLADPKELLPAQGEPDHTYRSSSHTLMANLLWRGHPVTVRQLKVPGAQADVLLADLQHCSALHHPSLLLLMALSPSEDLSGLCLLFEPVWLGSLHVVLHPQGPREGGPPHLVPGLLPGHLLLQVLEALLFLQARWRAHGGLSSHAVQLVRPGLAKVGGLEHGRPLHQRWLQPRPRQGYPWGGPGLGLPPPPELYPWLPLELIRGDTPAATSDLYSFCILAQEVFTGELPWAGRKGPEVKAKLEAGESPALDPLVPAPYQALVQAGLGLGPADRCGSLQSTRYLLREAIAQVQDRRAGEGGSHGTSGRACVPHPASSPQDSASEVMGHSRVQRGATWDSGSSLTLGSSPSPRPGLCPGHSPTARVSLDHSLEPRSTGPALHTSLQDSASLLGTQSSEERFERRFSAKIQALQGLQRHTHRAALLDPQPCEPNPCLLTHREASHALEAAGREGHEGRYPALS, from the exons ATGGATTCTGAGGCAGAGTCCCCAGCGGCTGGAAGGTGGCGGTTCCAGGACATAGAGGTGGAATCTGGAGCCGAGGGTGACCCAGTCAGGGAGGGATTGTGGGGGCTGGGAATTGGGAAAGGTGTTGCCAGGACCTCTGCCCCTGGAGTAAGAGGCAGGGATAGTCCTAAGCCTCGCTGCCCCTCAGTCGTCCAGGTAGACGGCGAGAACTCGGCTGGGCAGACAGCACTCTACCTCTCGGCGCTGCTGGGTCACAGCTCGGCCGTGGAGCTCCTGCTGGCCTCTGGTGCCAACCCCAACCA CCGCTGCCTGGATGGCAGCACACCCGTGCACGCGGGCGCCTTCTCGGGCCGTAGCCTGGTGCTCCTACACCTGCTGCAGGCAGGCGGCGACCTGCGTCTGCGTGACCAGCAGGGGCACAGCCCTCAGGACTGGGCAGAACAAGGTGGTGCCAAACAGAGCTGGGAG ACGCTGGAACTGTTACAGCTGTGCAGGGCCCACATGTCAGCCCTGGTGCATGGCAGTGAGTTGGCGCCCGCTGTCTCCCTGGGCCAGTGGCAGGCTAGCTCTGGACACAGCCTATGTGGTGGTCTGCGTCTGGTGCAGGCGAACAG GGCATGGAGGCCAGAGCAGACCAGGAGACCCCCCCATGTCCCTGCCTTAGGGTTTGGCCAG ctgagcAGCCTGTGGCCACTGGGCCTGGTAACAGGTGTACCCCTCGCGGATCCCAAGGAGCTGCTGCCAGCGCAGGGCGAGCCCGACCACACCTACAGGAGCAGCTCCCACACCCTCATGGCCAA CCTTCTGTGGAGGGGCCACCCCGTGACCGTGCGGCAGCTGAAGGTGCCAGGAGCCCAGGCTGATGTGCTGTTGGCTGACCTTCAACACTGCAG CGCCCTGCACCaccccagcctgctgctgctgatggCACTGAGCCCCTCGGAGGACCTATCGGGGCTGTGTCTTCTCTTTGAACCCGTGTGGCTAGGCTCCCTGCATGTGGTGCTACACCCCCAGGGCCCGCGAGAAGGGGGACCCCCCCACCTCGTGCCAGGCCTGCTGCCGGGCCACCTGCTGCTGCAGGTGCTGGAGGCCCTGCTGTTCCTGCAGGCCCGCTGGCGTGCTCACGGCGGCCTCAGCTCCCATGCTGTGCAGCTGGTGCGGCCAGGCCTGGCCAAGGTGGGCGGCCTGGAGCATGGGCGCCCGCTGCACCAACGCTGGCTGCAGCCCAG GCCGCGGCAGGGTTACCCCTGGGGAGGCCCAGGCCTAGGGCTGCCCCCACCTCCCGAACTGTACCCATGGCTGCCGCTGGAGCTCATCCGCGGTGACACGCCTGCGGCCACCTCAGACCTCTACAGCTTCTGCATTTTGGCCCAGGAGGTCTTCACGG GAGAGCTGCCTTGGGCTGGAAGAAAAGGGCCTGAGGTGAAGGCTAAACTGGAGGCGGGTGAGAGCCCGGCCCTGGACCCCCTGGTGCCAGCCCCCTACCAGGCCCTGGTTCAGGCTGGGCTGGGCCTAGGGCCTGCTGACCGCTGCGGCAGCCTGCAGAGTACACGATACCTGCTGCGGGAGGCCATAGCTCAGGTACAGGACAGGCGGGCAGGGGAGGGTGGCAGCCATGGAACCTCAGGCAGGGCCTGTGTCCCACACCCAGCCTCCTCTCCACAGGACTCGGCCTCTGAG GTCATGGGCCACAGCAGAGTCCAGAGGGGTGCCACCTGGGACTCGGGCAGCAGCTTGACTCTAGGCAGCAGCCCGAGTCCCcgccctggcctctgcccagggCACAGCCCCACAGCCAGGGTCAGCCTGGACCACAGCCTGGAGCCCAGATCAACA GGCCCTGCCCTGCACACCAGCCTTCAGGACTCAGCCTCCCTGCTGGGGACTCAGAGCTCTGAGGAACGGTTTGAGAGGAGGTTCTCAGCTAAGATCCAAGCCCTGCAGGGGCTGCAGCGGCACACACACAGGGCTGCCCTGCTGGACCCCCAGCCCTGTGAGCCCAACCCCTGCCTGCTGACCCACAGGGAGGCTTCCCATGCCCTGGAGGCTGCTGGCAGGGAAGGCCACGAGGGCAG GTACCCAGCCCTGAGCTGA
- the LOC113875636 gene encoding inactive serine/threonine-protein kinase TEX14-like isoform X3, translating into MDSEAESPAAGRWRFQDIEVESGAEGDPVREGLWGLGIGKGVARTSAPGVRGRDSPKPRCPSVVQVDGENSAGQTALYLSALLGHSSAVELLLASGANPNHRCLDGSTPVHAGAFSGRSLVLLHLLQAGGDLRLRDQQGHSPQDWAEQGGAKQSWETLELLQLCRAHMSALVHGSELAPAVSLGQWQASSGHSLCGGLRLVQANRAWRPEQTRRPPHVPALGFGQLSSLWPLGLVTGVPLADPKELLPAQGEPDHTYRSSSHTLMANLLWRGHPVTVRQLKVPGAQADVLLADLQHCSALHHPSLLLLMALSPSEDLSGLCLLFEPVWLGSLHVVLHPQGPREGGPPHLVPGLLPGHLLLQVLEALLFLQARWRAHGGLSSHAVQLVRPGLAKVGGLEHGRPLHQRWLQPRPRQGYPWGGPGLGLPPPPELYPWLPLELIRGDTPAATSDLYSFCILAQEVFTGELPWAGRKGPEVKAKLEAGESPALDPLVPAPYQALVQAGLGLGPADRCGSLQSTRYLLREAIAQVQDRRAGEGGSHGTSGRACVPHPASSPQDSASEVMGHSRVQRGATWDSGSSLTLGSSPSPRPGLCPGHSPTARVSLDHSLEPRSTVPSPELIRGSRFSSLQKMDLLEEIIAELQGGCQLEDGPRLNPTPDTIVRAPVAPSVQMSPLRASQE; encoded by the exons ATGGATTCTGAGGCAGAGTCCCCAGCGGCTGGAAGGTGGCGGTTCCAGGACATAGAGGTGGAATCTGGAGCCGAGGGTGACCCAGTCAGGGAGGGATTGTGGGGGCTGGGAATTGGGAAAGGTGTTGCCAGGACCTCTGCCCCTGGAGTAAGAGGCAGGGATAGTCCTAAGCCTCGCTGCCCCTCAGTCGTCCAGGTAGACGGCGAGAACTCGGCTGGGCAGACAGCACTCTACCTCTCGGCGCTGCTGGGTCACAGCTCGGCCGTGGAGCTCCTGCTGGCCTCTGGTGCCAACCCCAACCA CCGCTGCCTGGATGGCAGCACACCCGTGCACGCGGGCGCCTTCTCGGGCCGTAGCCTGGTGCTCCTACACCTGCTGCAGGCAGGCGGCGACCTGCGTCTGCGTGACCAGCAGGGGCACAGCCCTCAGGACTGGGCAGAACAAGGTGGTGCCAAACAGAGCTGGGAG ACGCTGGAACTGTTACAGCTGTGCAGGGCCCACATGTCAGCCCTGGTGCATGGCAGTGAGTTGGCGCCCGCTGTCTCCCTGGGCCAGTGGCAGGCTAGCTCTGGACACAGCCTATGTGGTGGTCTGCGTCTGGTGCAGGCGAACAG GGCATGGAGGCCAGAGCAGACCAGGAGACCCCCCCATGTCCCTGCCTTAGGGTTTGGCCAG ctgagcAGCCTGTGGCCACTGGGCCTGGTAACAGGTGTACCCCTCGCGGATCCCAAGGAGCTGCTGCCAGCGCAGGGCGAGCCCGACCACACCTACAGGAGCAGCTCCCACACCCTCATGGCCAA CCTTCTGTGGAGGGGCCACCCCGTGACCGTGCGGCAGCTGAAGGTGCCAGGAGCCCAGGCTGATGTGCTGTTGGCTGACCTTCAACACTGCAG CGCCCTGCACCaccccagcctgctgctgctgatggCACTGAGCCCCTCGGAGGACCTATCGGGGCTGTGTCTTCTCTTTGAACCCGTGTGGCTAGGCTCCCTGCATGTGGTGCTACACCCCCAGGGCCCGCGAGAAGGGGGACCCCCCCACCTCGTGCCAGGCCTGCTGCCGGGCCACCTGCTGCTGCAGGTGCTGGAGGCCCTGCTGTTCCTGCAGGCCCGCTGGCGTGCTCACGGCGGCCTCAGCTCCCATGCTGTGCAGCTGGTGCGGCCAGGCCTGGCCAAGGTGGGCGGCCTGGAGCATGGGCGCCCGCTGCACCAACGCTGGCTGCAGCCCAG GCCGCGGCAGGGTTACCCCTGGGGAGGCCCAGGCCTAGGGCTGCCCCCACCTCCCGAACTGTACCCATGGCTGCCGCTGGAGCTCATCCGCGGTGACACGCCTGCGGCCACCTCAGACCTCTACAGCTTCTGCATTTTGGCCCAGGAGGTCTTCACGG GAGAGCTGCCTTGGGCTGGAAGAAAAGGGCCTGAGGTGAAGGCTAAACTGGAGGCGGGTGAGAGCCCGGCCCTGGACCCCCTGGTGCCAGCCCCCTACCAGGCCCTGGTTCAGGCTGGGCTGGGCCTAGGGCCTGCTGACCGCTGCGGCAGCCTGCAGAGTACACGATACCTGCTGCGGGAGGCCATAGCTCAGGTACAGGACAGGCGGGCAGGGGAGGGTGGCAGCCATGGAACCTCAGGCAGGGCCTGTGTCCCACACCCAGCCTCCTCTCCACAGGACTCGGCCTCTGAG GTCATGGGCCACAGCAGAGTCCAGAGGGGTGCCACCTGGGACTCGGGCAGCAGCTTGACTCTAGGCAGCAGCCCGAGTCCCcgccctggcctctgcccagggCACAGCCCCACAGCCAGGGTCAGCCTGGACCACAGCCTGGAGCCCAGATCAACA GTACCCAGCCCTGAGCTGATCAGAGGAAGTCGCTTCTCCAGCCTGCAGAA gaTGGACCTGCTGGAGGAGATCATAGCAGAGCTGCAAGGTGGATGCCAACTTGAAGACGGGCCCAGGCTCAATCCCACTCCTGACACAATTGTTAGGGCACCTGTGGCCCCCTCTGTGCAGATGTCACCCCTTAGAGCCTCCCAGGAGTGA
- the LOC113875636 gene encoding inactive serine/threonine-protein kinase TEX14-like isoform X6, with the protein MDSEAESPAAGRWRFQDIEVESGAEGDPVREGLWGLGIGKGVARTSAPGVRGRDSPKPRCPSVVQVDGENSAGQTALYLSALLGHSSAVELLLASGANPNHRCLDGSTPVHAGAFSGRSLVLLHLLQAGGDLRLRDQQGHSPQDWAEQGGAKQSWETLELLQLCRAHMSALVHGSELAPAVSLGQWQASSGHSLCGGLRLVQANRAWRPEQTRRPPHVPALGFGQLSSLWPLGLVTGVPLADPKELLPAQGEPDHTYRSSSHTLMANLLWRGHPVTVRQLKVPGAQADVLLADLQHCSALHHPSLLLLMALSPSEDLSGLCLLFEPVWLGSLHVVLHPQGPREGGPPHLVPGLLPGHLLLQVLEALLFLQARWRAHGGLSSHAVQLVRPGLAKVGGLEHGRPLHQRWLQPRPRQGYPWGGPGLGLPPPPELYPWLPLELIRGDTPAATSDLYSFCILAQEVFTGELPWAGRKGPEVKAKLEAGESPALDPLVPAPYQALVQAGLGLGPADRCGSLQSTRYLLREAIAQVQDRRAGEGGSHGTSGRACVPHPASSPQDSASEVPSPELIRGSRFSSLQKMDLLEEIIAELQGGCQLEDGPRLNPTPDTIVRAPVAPSVQMSPLRASQE; encoded by the exons ATGGATTCTGAGGCAGAGTCCCCAGCGGCTGGAAGGTGGCGGTTCCAGGACATAGAGGTGGAATCTGGAGCCGAGGGTGACCCAGTCAGGGAGGGATTGTGGGGGCTGGGAATTGGGAAAGGTGTTGCCAGGACCTCTGCCCCTGGAGTAAGAGGCAGGGATAGTCCTAAGCCTCGCTGCCCCTCAGTCGTCCAGGTAGACGGCGAGAACTCGGCTGGGCAGACAGCACTCTACCTCTCGGCGCTGCTGGGTCACAGCTCGGCCGTGGAGCTCCTGCTGGCCTCTGGTGCCAACCCCAACCA CCGCTGCCTGGATGGCAGCACACCCGTGCACGCGGGCGCCTTCTCGGGCCGTAGCCTGGTGCTCCTACACCTGCTGCAGGCAGGCGGCGACCTGCGTCTGCGTGACCAGCAGGGGCACAGCCCTCAGGACTGGGCAGAACAAGGTGGTGCCAAACAGAGCTGGGAG ACGCTGGAACTGTTACAGCTGTGCAGGGCCCACATGTCAGCCCTGGTGCATGGCAGTGAGTTGGCGCCCGCTGTCTCCCTGGGCCAGTGGCAGGCTAGCTCTGGACACAGCCTATGTGGTGGTCTGCGTCTGGTGCAGGCGAACAG GGCATGGAGGCCAGAGCAGACCAGGAGACCCCCCCATGTCCCTGCCTTAGGGTTTGGCCAG ctgagcAGCCTGTGGCCACTGGGCCTGGTAACAGGTGTACCCCTCGCGGATCCCAAGGAGCTGCTGCCAGCGCAGGGCGAGCCCGACCACACCTACAGGAGCAGCTCCCACACCCTCATGGCCAA CCTTCTGTGGAGGGGCCACCCCGTGACCGTGCGGCAGCTGAAGGTGCCAGGAGCCCAGGCTGATGTGCTGTTGGCTGACCTTCAACACTGCAG CGCCCTGCACCaccccagcctgctgctgctgatggCACTGAGCCCCTCGGAGGACCTATCGGGGCTGTGTCTTCTCTTTGAACCCGTGTGGCTAGGCTCCCTGCATGTGGTGCTACACCCCCAGGGCCCGCGAGAAGGGGGACCCCCCCACCTCGTGCCAGGCCTGCTGCCGGGCCACCTGCTGCTGCAGGTGCTGGAGGCCCTGCTGTTCCTGCAGGCCCGCTGGCGTGCTCACGGCGGCCTCAGCTCCCATGCTGTGCAGCTGGTGCGGCCAGGCCTGGCCAAGGTGGGCGGCCTGGAGCATGGGCGCCCGCTGCACCAACGCTGGCTGCAGCCCAG GCCGCGGCAGGGTTACCCCTGGGGAGGCCCAGGCCTAGGGCTGCCCCCACCTCCCGAACTGTACCCATGGCTGCCGCTGGAGCTCATCCGCGGTGACACGCCTGCGGCCACCTCAGACCTCTACAGCTTCTGCATTTTGGCCCAGGAGGTCTTCACGG GAGAGCTGCCTTGGGCTGGAAGAAAAGGGCCTGAGGTGAAGGCTAAACTGGAGGCGGGTGAGAGCCCGGCCCTGGACCCCCTGGTGCCAGCCCCCTACCAGGCCCTGGTTCAGGCTGGGCTGGGCCTAGGGCCTGCTGACCGCTGCGGCAGCCTGCAGAGTACACGATACCTGCTGCGGGAGGCCATAGCTCAGGTACAGGACAGGCGGGCAGGGGAGGGTGGCAGCCATGGAACCTCAGGCAGGGCCTGTGTCCCACACCCAGCCTCCTCTCCACAGGACTCGGCCTCTGAG GTACCCAGCCCTGAGCTGATCAGAGGAAGTCGCTTCTCCAGCCTGCAGAA gaTGGACCTGCTGGAGGAGATCATAGCAGAGCTGCAAGGTGGATGCCAACTTGAAGACGGGCCCAGGCTCAATCCCACTCCTGACACAATTGTTAGGGCACCTGTGGCCCCCTCTGTGCAGATGTCACCCCTTAGAGCCTCCCAGGAGTGA
- the LOC113875636 gene encoding inactive serine/threonine-protein kinase TEX14-like isoform X7 encodes MDSEAESPAAGRWRFQDIEVESGAEGDPVREGLWGLGIGKGVARTSAPGVRGRDSPKPRCPSVVQVDGENSAGQTALYLSALLGHSSAVELLLASGANPNHRCLDGSTPVHAGAFSGRSLVLLHLLQAGGDLRLRDQQGHSPQDWAEQGGAKQSWETLELLQLCRAHMSALVHGSELAPAVSLGQWQASSGHSLCGGLRLVQANRAWRPEQTRRPPHVPALGFGQLSSLWPLGLVTGVPLADPKELLPAQGEPDHTYRSSSHTLMANLLWRGHPVTVRQLKVPGAQADVLLADLQHCSALHHPSLLLLMALSPSEDLSGLCLLFEPVWLGSLHVVLHPQGPREGGPPHLVPGLLPGHLLLQVLEALLFLQARWRAHGGLSSHAVQLVRPGLAKVGGLEHGRPLHQRWLQPRPRQGYPWGGPGLGLPPPPELYPWLPLELIRGDTPAATSDLYSFCILAQEVFTGELPWAGRKGPEVKAKLEAGESPALDPLVPAPYQALVQAGLGLGPADRCGSLQSTRYLLREAIAQDSASEVPSPELIRGSRFSSLQKMDLLEEIIAELQGGCQLEDGPRLNPTPDTIVRAPVAPSVQMSPLRASQE; translated from the exons ATGGATTCTGAGGCAGAGTCCCCAGCGGCTGGAAGGTGGCGGTTCCAGGACATAGAGGTGGAATCTGGAGCCGAGGGTGACCCAGTCAGGGAGGGATTGTGGGGGCTGGGAATTGGGAAAGGTGTTGCCAGGACCTCTGCCCCTGGAGTAAGAGGCAGGGATAGTCCTAAGCCTCGCTGCCCCTCAGTCGTCCAGGTAGACGGCGAGAACTCGGCTGGGCAGACAGCACTCTACCTCTCGGCGCTGCTGGGTCACAGCTCGGCCGTGGAGCTCCTGCTGGCCTCTGGTGCCAACCCCAACCA CCGCTGCCTGGATGGCAGCACACCCGTGCACGCGGGCGCCTTCTCGGGCCGTAGCCTGGTGCTCCTACACCTGCTGCAGGCAGGCGGCGACCTGCGTCTGCGTGACCAGCAGGGGCACAGCCCTCAGGACTGGGCAGAACAAGGTGGTGCCAAACAGAGCTGGGAG ACGCTGGAACTGTTACAGCTGTGCAGGGCCCACATGTCAGCCCTGGTGCATGGCAGTGAGTTGGCGCCCGCTGTCTCCCTGGGCCAGTGGCAGGCTAGCTCTGGACACAGCCTATGTGGTGGTCTGCGTCTGGTGCAGGCGAACAG GGCATGGAGGCCAGAGCAGACCAGGAGACCCCCCCATGTCCCTGCCTTAGGGTTTGGCCAG ctgagcAGCCTGTGGCCACTGGGCCTGGTAACAGGTGTACCCCTCGCGGATCCCAAGGAGCTGCTGCCAGCGCAGGGCGAGCCCGACCACACCTACAGGAGCAGCTCCCACACCCTCATGGCCAA CCTTCTGTGGAGGGGCCACCCCGTGACCGTGCGGCAGCTGAAGGTGCCAGGAGCCCAGGCTGATGTGCTGTTGGCTGACCTTCAACACTGCAG CGCCCTGCACCaccccagcctgctgctgctgatggCACTGAGCCCCTCGGAGGACCTATCGGGGCTGTGTCTTCTCTTTGAACCCGTGTGGCTAGGCTCCCTGCATGTGGTGCTACACCCCCAGGGCCCGCGAGAAGGGGGACCCCCCCACCTCGTGCCAGGCCTGCTGCCGGGCCACCTGCTGCTGCAGGTGCTGGAGGCCCTGCTGTTCCTGCAGGCCCGCTGGCGTGCTCACGGCGGCCTCAGCTCCCATGCTGTGCAGCTGGTGCGGCCAGGCCTGGCCAAGGTGGGCGGCCTGGAGCATGGGCGCCCGCTGCACCAACGCTGGCTGCAGCCCAG GCCGCGGCAGGGTTACCCCTGGGGAGGCCCAGGCCTAGGGCTGCCCCCACCTCCCGAACTGTACCCATGGCTGCCGCTGGAGCTCATCCGCGGTGACACGCCTGCGGCCACCTCAGACCTCTACAGCTTCTGCATTTTGGCCCAGGAGGTCTTCACGG GAGAGCTGCCTTGGGCTGGAAGAAAAGGGCCTGAGGTGAAGGCTAAACTGGAGGCGGGTGAGAGCCCGGCCCTGGACCCCCTGGTGCCAGCCCCCTACCAGGCCCTGGTTCAGGCTGGGCTGGGCCTAGGGCCTGCTGACCGCTGCGGCAGCCTGCAGAGTACACGATACCTGCTGCGGGAGGCCATAGCTCAG GACTCGGCCTCTGAG GTACCCAGCCCTGAGCTGATCAGAGGAAGTCGCTTCTCCAGCCTGCAGAA gaTGGACCTGCTGGAGGAGATCATAGCAGAGCTGCAAGGTGGATGCCAACTTGAAGACGGGCCCAGGCTCAATCCCACTCCTGACACAATTGTTAGGGCACCTGTGGCCCCCTCTGTGCAGATGTCACCCCTTAGAGCCTCCCAGGAGTGA